The region CCAGGGTGAACCGGGCGAAATCGGTGGTGGCCGCGTGGCGGCGCAGCAGGGCCAGGTACTCCGCAAGCACCGGCACGTTGCGTACCTTGTCGGTGCCGACCACAAAATGGTTGCTCCAGGTCAGCGTCAGCAACTCGCGAAGGGGGTGAGGACCGTACAGCAGTTCGTACAGCCAGGCTGCCCGCGTGAGTTGAACCCCGGCGAAGGGTGTGGCGGCCTGTGCAGGGTCAAAGGGATTGCCGGAGGCACGGTCCTGACCGAAGTTCAGGTGATGGCGGGCGACCGCGCGGGCGTCCTTGCCGGCCAGGGCGCGGATCTGCGCGTCGGTCGCGCCGAACGCCGTGCGCCGCAGAAAGTGCGCGGCGTCCTCGGCGCTGAGGGGGCGGGTGTAGGGAGTAAGGGACATGCGGACTCCTGCAAGGGGAAATGAAGGTCAATTGAGACGGGTCTACGGATTGGAGTCAGCGGGAGTCACAAAAGTTCCCAGGGTCTCCGGATTCACCTGCTGTACCCTCGAGAGCGCTTCGTGCAGCGCACTTTGCGGCAGGGTACCCACCAGCCACAGCCACTGGACGCCGACCTTCCGGGAGGCGACGCCCGGAGCCACCTGCACGCCGCGCGGCGCAGCCACCAGGGCCAGCACGTTCAGGCCGTCCGAAAGCGTTACGGTCCAGCGCAGGTCCTGACGCTGAACGTCCACTGGCACGAATCCCGGAGGCAGACGCAGCCCCGGCAGGGCCCGCATCAGTGCACCGCGCAGACCGGCAGGCAGGGCCGGTACCGGGCGGGTGACTTTTGCCGGGGTAGGATTGACCTTCGTAAAGGACGCCCGCCGCGCCAGGGTGCCGTCAGCCAGCCGTTCCTCGAAGGCCAGGGGCACATTCCAGGCACTGTCGACCCATAGGGTCCAGTGCCCTGCCGTGGCGTTATGTGGGGTCAGGTCGTAGCGCGTGACGGCGCGGTCCGCCACGCTCTCCGGCACCGCGCGGCTGACCGTGAAGTTCCGTGCTATCAGTGCGGGGCGGAACGGCACGGCTGGCAACTGCGCCGCACGCCGCGCCGGACTGGCCTGCGGCGGGAAGTTCACGGTGACTTCCACATGTCCGCGTGCTGCCAGGGCACGGGCGCGCTTCAGCGCCAGAAGCAGATTGTCCATGCTGGTTGCCGCCGCCGGGCTGCCTGTCAGGATCAGGGCAGCGCTGACCAGCCATGACACGCGCCTCACCAGTCTTCTCCCAGCGCATCCTGGTAGGCCGCGTACGCGGCGCTGCTGGGCAGTTCGGGGGCCGCTGGCCTCAGCACGCTCACGCCAGTCACGACCGCTGCTGCCAAGGCCAGCAGGGCTGAAAACCAGCCGGTGTGCCGGCGCCGGGCCTGAGTCTGACGGGCGCGGTGGCCGGTCAGGAAACGCTCGGCCGCGCCGCTGTCCTGTGCGCTCAGGGCGCGGGCCTGGGCAAACAGGCGGTCGAGTTCGGAATCAGGGGAGAGGCTCATCCGTGGATCTGCTCCTTTCATGGCGTGATGCCGGCGCGGGTCAGCCACGCACGCAGGGCAGCGCGGCCCCGGTTGATACGGCTCTTGACGGTGCCCAGTTCGGTACCGGTCACGGCGGCAATCTCGGCGTAGTCCAGACCGGCTATCTCGCGCAGGGTGAGAGCTTCACGCTGCTCGGCGCTCAGGCTCTGCAGGCCGGCGGCCAGACGTGCGCGCAGCTGCGCCTGCTCGCTGGCGCGGACCGGATCGTGCGGCGCGGCCAGCTCAGGGCCGTCGTCCAGGGCCAGGGTGGCCCGGGTGCGCAGGGCCCGGGCACAGGCGTTCAGGGTGATGCGGTGCAGCCAGGTACTGAAACTGGCCTCGCCACGGAAGCCCTTCAGATTCTGGTGAACCGAGATAAACACCTCCTGAACCACATCGTCGGCGGCACCCGGTCCCACCGTGCTGGCCGCCAGCCGGTGAACCGACGCGGCGTGCCGCCTCACCAGTTCCTCAAAGGCGCGTTCATCACGCACGGCAAGGCGGACCAGATCGGCGTCGGCCAGGCTGGTCCGGGCCAGGGGAAAAAGGGCATCACTCAAGGTCACCTCATACCTTAGAGGTGACACACCCTTTAAAAGTTCCATCTCTGTCTCCCATTAGACTGAGGGCATGACGGCGCGCGCCCTGTCCCCCTCTGCCGAGGATTACCTCAAGCACCTGTATGTCCTCGGGCAAGGCAGCCACCTTCAGGGCGGTAAGGTCAGCACCCAGGCCCTGGCCGACGTGCTGGAGGTTGCGCCCGCCAGCGTCACCGGCATGCTGCGCAAGCTGACCGAGCAGGGCCTCGTCTCCCATGCACCGTACCAGGGGGCCCGCCTGACTGCTGAAGGTGAGAGGGTTGCCCTGGAGGTGCTGCGCCATCACCGGCTGCTGGAACTGTTTCTGCACCGGGCGCTGGGGGTACCGCTTGACGAGGTTCACGATGAAGCCGAGCGTCTGGAGCACGCACTGAGCGAAAAGCTCGAGGCCCGGATTGCCGCGTGGCTGGGCGATCCCACCCATGATCCGCACGGTGATCCGATTCCTACTCTGGGCGGTGAACTGCCCGAGCGGGCCGAGCGCCGGCTCTCACAGCTGGCAGTCGGCGACCGCGCGGTGGTGGCCCGTGTGCCGGACGGCGACGCCGATCAACTGCGTGCTCTGGTGGCTGTGGACCTGACTCCCGGCGCCGTCCTGGAAGTTCTGAGTGTAGACGTCGCTCTGGGCACACTGACAGCTGAGGTCAGAGGCCATACCCTGACCCTGGCGCTGGCCGTGGCTGCGCAGGTACAGGTGCACGCTCCCTGAGGTGATCCTCAGGGAGCGTCAGTAAGTTCTCTACCTGTCAGGAGCGGTCAGGCACGGCGCAATTGCCGTCCTCGCAACCGTCACCAGCTTCACCCAGCAGGGTCAGAGGTGCGGGGTTCGTCTCCTGCCACACCTGATTCAGCGCACCCAGCAGCACACTCGCGTCCTGCGCGCCGCTGACGCCATATTTGCCGCCCAGCACAAAGAACGGCACGCCGTTGATGCCCAGAGCGTGGGCCTGTGCTTCATCCTGACGCACAGCCTGAGCATAGGTGCCGGCTTCCAGAGCGGTGCGCACTTCAGCGGCGTCCAGTCCGACCTCCTGGCCCAGGCGCACCAGGGTCTCGATCTCGCCGATATGCTCGCCCTGGGTCAGGTAGGCCAGCAGCAGGCGTTCTTTCATCTGGTCCTGAAGCCCATGCTCACTGGCCAGATGAATCAGCTGGTGGGCCAGGAAGGTGTTGGTCATGCGGGTGCGCTCAAAATGGTATTCCAGGCCGTCGGTGGCGGCCACGCGGGTCATGTTGTCCATCATGCCCTGGGCGTCTTCGATGCTGCGGCCATACTTGCGCGCCAGATGCTCGGGCATACTCAGCGGCTGCTCCACGGGCGCAGAGGGATCAAGCTCGAAGCTGTGCCAGACCACCTGCACAGCGTCCCGCTGAGGAAAGCGCTCCAGGGCAGCTTCCAGACGCCGCTTGCCGATATGGCACCACGGACAGGCGATATCCGACCAGATGTCCACCCGCAGCTGAGCCGGAGCTGTGGGAGCAAACAGGGAAGCTGGAGAGGCATGAGTCGTCATGCCCCTACTCTGCCATGCTTTACAAAACAAAGCAGGAGGCAGGCCACAATAGGCGCCTCCTGTCCTGAACAGGTGGGTCTCAGCGTTCGCTGCTGTCGCAGGCCAGACCGTTGCGGTTGGTATCCAGAGCGCTGCGGTACCCCGGATGCCCAAGCCGTAAAGGGGCCACTCCTGCTGCACGCGCCGCAGCACATGAGGCATAGAAACGCACACCTTCGCCACTCAGCGGGGCACTGCGTGTCACTGGGCGCAGCAGCGTGCGGGCAATGTAGCCGCCTCGTCCCTGGTAAGTCGTCCGGCACCACTCACCACGGCACGCAACCGTCAGAAGGGTATTGGCCGGCACGACACCGATGACCGCACCGCTCATGGCCGGAAGGCGGCGCAGATTGACTGTCGTCGTCGTTATAGACGTTGCCGCTTCCGCTGCTCCGGTCAGAGCAGCAGCAAGCACCAGCCCTCTCAGTACGGTCCTCATACGATCAGGATGTCACGCCTCTATGAAAAGCAACTTCATGTTGTTTTCGAAAGAGGATCGTCAGCAGGGGTTGGGTGTTCCTAATTTTCTGTGGGGCCGGAACGAGGACCGTTGTCATTTTCTTCCGTGGTTTCAGTTCCTGTGTGCTGGTTGCCGGGTGTGCCCGTACTGCCTGCGCCGCCAGCGCTGGTTTTACCGGTTGCCTGTTCCTGCTCCTGGCGCTCGGCGTAGGCTTCCTGCATCTGCTCGGCTTCATTGCCTTTATCGGTCATGCGCCGAGCGTAAGCGCCGGACACATGGGGGAGGTGTGGGGGCCGTCAAGTCCGTCTTCATGCGGCTGAAAACGAAGCCGACTCTCCCGGACGGCTTCAGGCGAGGTCCGACCGCCGTGGCCCGCTCCGCATTTCTGTGTCAGGAGCGGTCATTCTCTCTGCAGCTGCATTACTGCTGCTCAAAAAAGAGCCGGGGCATGACATGCAGTGATGTGAGTCTGTGACCAAGACATGCTGGGCGGAGTAGCCAAATCTTCACATAGAAGACACCTACGCTGACCCTGAAAGGGCGGGAGCTACTGGACCGCTCAATTCAGTGAAAGGCATTTATCCTTGGGAGGTCAACTTATGACGACTCTGGTACGCCGCGCACTGCTGACAACCACACTGCTCCTCAGCCTCGGAATGGCGGGAGCCCAGACAGGGCAGACAAGCACATCTGCCCTGCCTGCACAGACCACGCTTACACTGCGCTCCGGAGAACTGACACTTCCATACCTGGAAGGCGCCACGCCAGTCCGAAGCGTCAGGACCTTTACCGGTGTCGGTGTGGTCTACCGGGGTTCTGTCGCCGACGCTCTGCAGCGGTATACCCAGGCACTGGTCACAGGAGGATTCACAGCCGTAGACCGCTCAGCACCTGCTGAAACGGAAGCCGGCAACGCGGAGGGAACCGGCGATACCACGGAGACGACTGAAACGACCGGAACCACGGACGCGGCCACCGGGACCACCGGAACAGCTGGGGGTGGAACGGCCGGAGGCACTGGGACAGCCGGCAGCGGAGCGACAGGGACAGCAGGAGCTACAGCCACTGGAACGACTGGCACCACAGCCACCGGAACGACGGGCGCAGCAGGTACAGCCGCCACAGGAACCACCGGAGCCACGGGCAGTACAACCGGAGCGGCTGGAACTGGTACCACGGGAGCGGCGGATACGACCGGAACTGCTGGCACGACAGGCAATGCTGGAACCTCCGCTACCGGGACAACAATGACCCGGCCTGAGGTCGGCAACGGTGGACCGGTTCAGACTTTCGAGCGCAACGGTGAACGTGTCCAACTCCGTGTCTATGAAAGCATGGGACATACGGTGGTCCTGATTTCCCGCATCAGTGTTCCGGGGGCGACCACCCCGGGTAGCTAAAGGGCGCAGGGGCAAGGGCGGATTGCCAGGGGTGATCCGCCCCTCCTTCTGGCAGCTGAGACGGACTGCTGAATGATCCGTTACGACTCCTCCGCTCCGCTTTGGCGCCTTCACTCCTCTCCGTCACGGTTTTCTTCCTGTTGGGTAAATCAGTTATGAAGGAACTGATTCAATGAAATCCACAGGACTTCGTTGACCTTATCCAGATACACCGCGGTCATCTGAAACAAGGAGGAAAGCAGGAGAAACGCGTTCCATCTCGCGTTTCTCCTGCTTTTGAGTACTTCAGCTGGTGGGGGCCTCAGCCAGCTACAGCTTCCTGCGTCTGCCAGTCCTGCAGGCTCCGGACGCGCAACTCCGATCCCTGGGCGGCGGCAATGGCCTTGCTGGTCCACACAGCTGCTTCGCGCGTACTGACGATGGGCACACCCCGTTCCAGAGCGGTGCGGAGCAGCGGAGAGCCGGTCACGTCGATCAGCAGGTCCGGCAGGGTGTTGCCGTCCTGTTCCCGGATCACGTTCAGACCTGCGCCCTGGAGCGTGCTGGCCACCTCGTCCAGACCGTCACCCAGCAGCAGCGCGGTCCCGCTGAGTGGCAGATAGCTCTTGGCTCCCAGTTGCGCCCGGTAAAAGGCCAGGTAGGGGTCGGCGTCGATCCCCATGCTTTCGCCGGTGCTCTTCATCTCCGGGCCAAGAATCGGGCTGACCCCTTTGAACTTCAGGAAGGGCAGGTGCACTTCCTTCACGCTATACATGGCCGCCTCGGGGGTTTCGGTCAGGCCGATCTGTTCCAGGGTATGCCCCACGGCGATTCGCGCTGCGCTCTTGGCCAGGGGATGGTTCACGGCCTTGGACACGAACGGCACCGTGCGGCTGGCGCGCGGGTTGGCCTCCAGGATGTATGCCGTGCCGTCCTTGACTGCCCACTGCACGTTCATCAGGCCACGCACGCCCAGTTCCAGCGCCAGGCGTTCGGTATCGGCCTTCACACGTGCGAGAAGCTCGG is a window of Deinococcus deserti VCD115 DNA encoding:
- a CDS encoding SH3 domain-containing protein, with the translated sequence MRTVLRGLVLAAALTGAAEAATSITTTTVNLRRLPAMSGAVIGVVPANTLLTVACRGEWCRTTYQGRGGYIARTLLRPVTRSAPLSGEGVRFYASCAAARAAGVAPLRLGHPGYRSALDTNRNGLACDSSER
- a CDS encoding RNA polymerase sigma factor, which translates into the protein MTLSDALFPLARTSLADADLVRLAVRDERAFEELVRRHAASVHRLAASTVGPGAADDVVQEVFISVHQNLKGFRGEASFSTWLHRITLNACARALRTRATLALDDGPELAAPHDPVRASEQAQLRARLAAGLQSLSAEQREALTLREIAGLDYAEIAAVTGTELGTVKSRINRGRAALRAWLTRAGITP
- a CDS encoding DsbA family oxidoreductase; this encodes MTTHASPASLFAPTAPAQLRVDIWSDIACPWCHIGKRRLEAALERFPQRDAVQVVWHSFELDPSAPVEQPLSMPEHLARKYGRSIEDAQGMMDNMTRVAATDGLEYHFERTRMTNTFLAHQLIHLASEHGLQDQMKERLLLAYLTQGEHIGEIETLVRLGQEVGLDAAEVRTALEAGTYAQAVRQDEAQAHALGINGVPFFVLGGKYGVSGAQDASVLLGALNQVWQETNPAPLTLLGEAGDGCEDGNCAVPDRS
- a CDS encoding metal-dependent transcriptional regulator, yielding MTARALSPSAEDYLKHLYVLGQGSHLQGGKVSTQALADVLEVAPASVTGMLRKLTEQGLVSHAPYQGARLTAEGERVALEVLRHHRLLELFLHRALGVPLDEVHDEAERLEHALSEKLEARIAAWLGDPTHDPHGDPIPTLGGELPERAERRLSQLAVGDRAVVARVPDGDADQLRALVAVDLTPGAVLEVLSVDVALGTLTAEVRGHTLTLALAVAAQVQVHAP